A stretch of DNA from Mycolicibacterium celeriflavum:
AGAAGCGCCCTCCTCACCCAAGCGATCACTTCAACACTTTCACCGGGACGTGGTGGTATCCGGCGACGTTCTGCATATGCACGCGTTGCGACCGTCGAAATCGACCTCGAAGCGCGGCATGAAATCGAGCAGGTGCTCGAGCGCGATGCTGGTCTCCAACCGGGCCAGCGCTGCGCCGAGGCAACTGTGGATGCCGTAGCCCAGGCCCAGGTTCTGCGCTTGCGTGCGGTCGCGGGTGATGTCGAACGTCTCGCCGTCGTCGAAGGCGCGGGGGTCACGGTTGGCCGCCGCTTTCATCAGGAACACCGGCTTGTTGGCGGGAATCGTGCCGCCCGGCACTTCGGCTTCCTTCAACGTGTAGCGCACGTTGTACTGCACCGGACCCACATAGCGCAGCAACTCCTCGACGGCGGCGGGTAGCAGGCTGCGGTCGTCGAGCAACATCTGCCACTGCTCGGGATGCCGCGCGAACTCGACCACGGCACTGCCGACCAACTTGGTGACGGTCTCGGCGCCCGCGCGCCCAGTAGCGCGACGAAGCCGGTGATCTCGATGTCGTCGAGCTTGCGCATTTCGCCGTTCTCGCCCGGGATCTCGGCGGCGATCAGGCGGCTGATCATGTCGTCCTGGGGGTCGTGCCGGCGCTCCTGCACCAGGCCGAAGTAGTAGACCCCCGCGTCCATGTTGGCCTGCATGTTCTCTTCAGAAAGGTCGACCTGTCCGGGTTTGACCTCCAGGCCTTCGATCCAGTGCCGCACCTGCTGGCGGAACTCCTCGGGCACCCTGCCATCCGGGTGATCACCTCGACGAAACGGGCCGGAGAAATCCTGCACCACATCGAAGTTGTCCGGATCCACCTTGGACAGGTAGTGCTCGACGAGTTCGACGACCGTGTCGCGTTGCGACTGGATCGCCCGAGGGGTGAACGCCTTGTTGAGCAGGCTGCGCATGAAGCGGTGTTCGGGCGGATCCATGAAGATGATGGATTTCTGGAACCCCTTGCCGGACTTGATCATGTTCAGGTGGCACCCGCGGGTGGAAGAGAACGACTCGTGGTCCTTGAGTGCCGCCGCCACGTCCGCATGCCGGGTCAGCGCGTAGAAGTCCTGCTCCTCGTCGTAGTAGATCGGCGTCTCGTCGCGCATCCGCCGGTAGATCTCATACGGGTCGTCGAAGTACTCCTGCGAATACGGGTCGAACACCAGTTTCGGCTTGGTGATCTCCTCTTTCGCGGCGGGCTGGTGACCGCTTTCCGTTACGCGAGGGCGCAATTGTGTAACGTCAATAGTATGCCCCACGGGAAGGGTTTGAGTAGAGCGAATCGCTGTGTTCATAGTCGAATTCCGGCATTGATGACGTCATCGAGCAGGCCCAGCTCGCTGCCCAGCTCAGCCGCCGTTTTGCGGACGACGTCGACGTCCTTGCCGATGAACTCGCCGACATCGGCGACGAACCCGGCGACCGATCCGCGAGCGGAGATGAACTCCCCGACGCGGCTTGCCCCGCTGCCATGGGACACCGATGCCAGCAGCTTGGCCTCGTCCACGCCGAGGGAGGCGCCCAGCGACACCGCTTCGGTGAGCAAACCGATCTGTGCGGCGAACAAGGCGTTGTTGATCAGCTTGACCGCCTGGCCTGCGCCGAGCGGGTCGACATGCAGGATCGGGTCGCCGTAGGCTCACCACGGGTTGCACCCGCGCGACCGCCTCGTCGGAGCCGCCGACGAACAGGGTCACCTCGCCGGCGGCGATGTTGTGGCCCGCCGCTGACCGGCGCGTCGACGACCTCGACATCTCCGAACTGCTCGGCGATGGTCCGTGCGGTGGCGGGGTTTCCGGTCGTGTGGATGACGAGCGAGGCCCGCGGTTTCATCGCCGCCACCAACCCGTCGCGCAGGCAGATCTGCTGCACCTGCTCGTCGGTGAAGACGCACACGATCACCACGTCGGCGTCCGCGGCATCGGTCACGGTGCCGACCGGACCGCGCGCCGAGATCGCGCACCGCAGCGCGCTTGTCGTCGGTCCTGCCGACGGCTACGACCTCATGACCGGATGCGACGAGGCGGCGCACCATCGGGGCGCCCATCCGACCCGCCCCGACGAACCCGACGCGTGTCATCGCGGGTGATCCATCGACTCCAGGGCGGTGTCGGCCACGGTGAACACCGAACCCTCCGGCGCCGAGGCGCTCGCGGCGATGTTGGCCGCGTGCCGAACGTCCTTCTGCAGCAGCGCTCCTGCGATCGGGGCGAGACCCTCCACGGTGCCGCCGAACATGGAGATGCTGCCGAGCGCTTTGCTGGTGGCCGATCCGCCATTGAGGACCTCGGCGAGGCGCATCCGCGGGATGCCCAGCGACTCACCCAGATCCAAAGTGCTCAATGCGGCACCGAGGTTCGCCGTGAACAACAGGTTGTTGAGGATCTTGGTGACCTGTCCGCTGCCCAGCGGACCGAGGTGAACGATCGGGTCGGCATAGGTGGCGAACACCGGACGGCAGCGTTCGACGACCTCATCCTCCCCACCGACCATGACCAGCAGCTTGCCCTCCTCTACGGCGGGCGCGCCGCCACTGACCGGCGCATCGATGACCGAAACCCCCTGTTCGGCAGCGGCCTTCGAGATCTCCCGGCAGGTGTCGGGATGTACGGTGCTGTGAATGGCGACGATGCCGCCGGGGTAGACCGGCGAGCACACGGACTCGCCGTTGAGGACCTCGCGGACGTCGTCGTCCCCGACCACGCACAGGCAGACCAGATCGCTGGCGGCGCCGAGTTCGGCGGGTGAACTCGCCGTCTTCGCGGGGGTGTCTTTGTAGGGTTCCAAGCTGGCCTCTCGGCGGGCCCACAGTGTCGTCTCGAAACCGCCTTCGGCGATTCGGCGTGCCATGGGACCGCCCTGACTGCCCAGCCCGATGAATCCGACGCGCATCAACCCGCCTCCAACTTCGTTTCTGCGCTCAAGTGCGCGACTACACATTCCTCGACGAACGACAAGACCTTCAGGTGATATGCCGCAGCGCTGACCGACAGCGACGTGTTGTGTCCGGCGTTGCGTTGTTCGTCGAGAACGAACGCCGGTGCGGCCGTGAAGATCGCGGCGATGTCGGCCAGCGCGTCGGGATCGGTGCGCCACACCCGTTCGTGCTCGGCGACGATGAACTGCACCGGGACTTCCACCTGCGCCGCGAGCGCGGGGAAGTCGTGTCGCGGCCAGGTTTTTGTCATCTCCGCTTCGTACTGCGCGCCACCGGAGGAGTTGGTCATGCCGGAGAGCACCTCGGGCGGATAGAATTGCGCGGGCTGCCACAGCAGTTCCCGTAACCCGACCGGTCGCCGGGTGGCCGTCGCGGTCTTCATCATCTCGGCGGCCTGATCGCCGTACCGCAGGCCGGTGCCGGCCAGGCTGAGCCGAGAATGCCTGCGTCGACGGCGTTTTCATCTGCGGCCATCCGGACCGCCAGCTCGCAGCCGGCCGAGTGGCCGAGCAGGAACAGCCCGGCGCCGCGCGAACCGTCGGCGAGGACTTTCTCGACGGCGCCGTACGCCAGCGCGACGCGTTGGTCCGGTTCTTGCATCGCGTCCGGATACGGCGCCGAACTGCCGTAGCCCGGTCGGTCCAGCGCGACCACGGTGAATCCGAGTGCGGCGCCGACGCGTAGCAGCGACAGCCGCGGATGGCCAGGGCAGTCGAAATACGCTGCGGTGCTGGCCCCGCCGTGGAAGGCGACGATGACGGCCCTCGGTTCGTCGACGGCGGCGACAAGCCCCGACATCGGTACACCGTCGACGAGGACGACGCGAGGCCGGGGAGCCGCACCGGCGGCGACATCAGGCCGGGGAGCCGCACCGACGGCGACATCGAACCGGGGAGCCGCACCGGCGGCGACATCAGGCCGGGGAGCCGCACCGGCGGCGACATCAGGCCGCGGACTCACACTCACGAGTCGGTCCGCATCAGGATCGCCCGCTGGTGTCAGTCCGCCGCTGCTGACCACGGCGACGCGCGCATCCTCGACCTGTCGGTCGCCGGCGTCGCCGCGCAACTGTGTGACCGCCTCGTGGATCAGGCCCATGCCGTGGGTGCGGCCGTGGGACAGCTGACCGCCGTGGGTGTTCAACGGGATCACGCCGTCGCGGGCGATCGCCTGACCACCGTCGAGGAAGTCCTTGGCCTCGCCGATGCCGCAGAAGCCGAGTGCTTCCAACCAGGACAGGCAGTTGAATGAGAAGCCATCGTACAGCTCGGCGACGTCGACGTCGCTGGGCCGCAGGGAGGTTCGCGTCCACAGGTGCGCCGCCTGGCCGAGCACCTGGGGCTCGTGGGTGAGCGTGCTCTGGTCCCAGTCCGTGCGCTCGACGATCTGCGTGCCGACGGCTTCGAAGAGCACGGGTTCACGCGGCATGTCCTGGCGGCATCGACGGCCGAAACGATCACCGCGACCGCGCCGTCGCATGGCACGTCGCAGTCGTAGAGCCCGAACGGCGTGGTGATCATCCGAGCGCCCAGGTAGTCATCCATGCCCATCGGATCGCGGTAGATGGCAGTCGGGTTCAGCGCTGCATTCGCGCGCTGGTTCAACGCGATCCAGCCGAGAGTCTCCCGCGTGGTGCCGTACCGGTCGAAGTGCCGCTGCGCGTTCAGGGCGAGCGTGTGCGCCGCCGACATCGCGCCGAACGGCATCTGCCAGCTCGACGTGCGGGCACCACCGGGTGGTGCGGCCTTGCCTTCTTTCATCAGCTGCTGGAAAGTGGC
This window harbors:
- a CDS encoding NAD(P)-dependent oxidoreductase, coding for MRVGFIGLGSQGGPMARRIAEGGFETTLWARREASLEPYKDTPAKTASSPAELGAASDLVCLCVVGDDDVREVLNGESVCSPVYPGGIVAIHSTVHPDTCREISKAAAEQGVSVIDAPVSGGAPAVEEGKLLVMVGGEDEVVERCRPVFATYADPIVHLGPLGSGQVTKILNNLLFTANLGAALSTLDLGESLGIPRMRLAEVLNGGSATSKALGSISMFGGTVEGLAPIAGALLQKDVRHAANIAASASAPEGSVFTVADTALESMDHPR